In Halomonas alkalicola, the following proteins share a genomic window:
- the lptM gene encoding LPS translocon maturation chaperone LptM — MRRLALAALPLALVMALGLAGCGQKGPLYLPDDEQAAEQYGPRDAATAPDDSET, encoded by the coding sequence ATGCGCCGCCTGGCACTCGCCGCCCTGCCCCTGGCGCTGGTCATGGCGCTGGGCCTGGCCGGCTGCGGCCAGAAGGGCCCCCTCTACCTGCCCGATGACGAGCAGGCGGCCGAGCAGTACGGCCCCCGCGACGCCGCCACCGCCCCCGACGACAGCGAGACCTAG